A single region of the Massilia sp. erpn genome encodes:
- the fabZ gene encoding 3-hydroxyacyl-ACP dehydratase FabZ: protein MTTENKTLGICEIKEFLPHRYPLLLVDRVLNWESGKSITAIKNVTVNEEFFNGHFPHKPVMPGVLMIEAMAQTAAILSFLTMNIKPDENSVVYFVGIDNARFKRPVGPGDQLKMDVEILRVARGIWKYKAVATVDGQVAVEGELMCTIRNAADASQPAGQ, encoded by the coding sequence ATGACTACTGAAAACAAGACCCTGGGCATTTGCGAAATCAAGGAATTCCTGCCGCACCGCTATCCGCTGCTGCTGGTGGACCGCGTGCTGAACTGGGAATCGGGCAAGAGCATCACCGCCATCAAGAACGTGACCGTAAACGAGGAGTTCTTCAACGGGCACTTCCCGCACAAGCCGGTGATGCCGGGCGTGCTGATGATCGAAGCGATGGCGCAAACCGCCGCCATCCTGTCCTTCCTGACCATGAACATCAAGCCGGACGAAAATTCGGTGGTCTACTTCGTGGGCATCGACAATGCGCGCTTCAAGCGCCCGGTCGGTCCTGGCGACCAGCTGAAAATGGATGTGGAAATCCTGCGCGTTGCGCGCGGCATCTGGAAGTACAAGGCTGTCGCCACCGTGGACGGCCAGGTCGCCGTGGAAGGCGAATTGATGTGCACCATCCGTAACGCCGCCGACGCGAGCCAGCCAGCGGGGCAGTAA
- a CDS encoding alanine racemase — MVSRRTLLLGGTAAAATALAFSRPAESSGGHAPYYAKLNTLLRKQGIDRPVLLIDLDRLDRNIDRVVQSAKIGTPRTFRIVAKSVPSPALVEYIAKRAGTESVMVFHRPFIQELARLRPQSDLLLGKPMPVAAVDIFYKQHKGPFDPSRQLQWLVDSDARLAQYLQLAKGQGQRLRINLEIDVGLHRGGFSNPAAAAQALRVIAANPEQLTFSGFMGYDAHIMGLPGMLVQGEVVKVKARYAAFADMLAKEFPQLQQGPLTFNGAGSPTFRHHEAGSRINDISVGTALLKPSHYDLPALADFEPAAFVATPVLKRHANTGVPTMEWLSGPMVAWDRNSADILFAYGGNWLANPESPAGITKAGLYTSSNQEGYLAAKGVALAPDDFMFLRPTQSEAVLLQFGDLVGIRGDKIEGRWPVLEAHI; from the coding sequence ATGGTTTCACGCCGTACCTTACTGCTTGGCGGCACGGCCGCCGCTGCAACTGCTCTCGCCTTCTCCAGGCCAGCCGAATCCAGCGGCGGACATGCGCCCTACTACGCCAAGCTCAATACCTTATTGCGCAAGCAGGGCATCGACAGGCCCGTGCTCCTGATCGATCTGGACCGGCTTGACCGCAATATCGATCGCGTCGTCCAGTCGGCAAAAATCGGAACGCCGCGCACCTTCCGCATTGTGGCCAAATCAGTTCCCAGCCCTGCCCTGGTCGAATACATCGCCAAGCGCGCGGGCACGGAATCGGTGATGGTGTTTCATCGCCCCTTCATCCAGGAGCTGGCGCGCCTGCGGCCGCAATCCGATCTGCTGCTTGGCAAACCGATGCCCGTGGCAGCCGTGGATATCTTCTACAAACAGCACAAGGGACCGTTCGACCCGTCGCGGCAACTGCAATGGCTGGTCGATTCGGATGCGCGGCTGGCGCAATATCTCCAGCTGGCGAAAGGACAGGGGCAGCGCCTGCGCATCAATCTGGAAATCGACGTCGGCCTGCACCGGGGCGGTTTTAGCAATCCAGCCGCTGCGGCGCAGGCACTGCGCGTCATTGCCGCCAATCCGGAGCAGCTGACGTTCTCGGGCTTTATGGGCTACGACGCGCACATCATGGGCTTGCCGGGGATGCTGGTCCAGGGAGAGGTAGTCAAGGTCAAGGCCCGCTATGCGGCTTTCGCCGATATGCTGGCCAAGGAATTTCCCCAGTTGCAGCAAGGGCCGCTGACCTTCAACGGTGCAGGCAGCCCGACGTTCCGCCATCACGAGGCCGGCTCGCGCATCAACGATATCTCCGTCGGCACTGCTTTGCTCAAGCCATCCCATTACGACCTGCCGGCGCTGGCAGACTTTGAACCCGCAGCTTTCGTCGCTACACCGGTCCTGAAGCGCCACGCCAATACCGGCGTTCCAACTATGGAGTGGCTGAGCGGCCCGATGGTCGCGTGGGACCGCAACAGCGCCGACATCCTGTTCGCCTACGGCGGCAATTGGCTGGCCAACCCGGAATCGCCGGCCGGAATCACGAAGGCAGGCCTGTACACCAGCTCGAACCAGGAAGGCTATCTCGCGGCCAAAGGCGTCGCCCTCGCGCCGGACGATTTCATGTTCCTGCGGCCGACGCAATCGGAAGCGGTGCTGCTGCAATTCGGCGATCTGGTTGGCATACGCGGCGACAAAATCGAAGGCCGCTGGCCGGTGCTCGAAGCTCATATTTGA
- a CDS encoding cytochrome c5 family protein → MKIRLTIAGALSLAAAFGAQAEPTERQIKLLQNNCVQCHVRPNTGTPLMGRPEDWKDRKRQGEEAMLRNAIQGIRGMPPSGYCAACDEADLRMLVRLVAGLKEKQ, encoded by the coding sequence GTGAAAATCCGACTCACCATTGCCGGGGCGCTAAGCCTTGCCGCTGCCTTCGGCGCGCAGGCCGAACCGACCGAACGCCAAATCAAGCTATTGCAGAACAACTGCGTCCAATGTCACGTCCGGCCCAACACCGGCACGCCCTTGATGGGCCGGCCCGAGGATTGGAAGGACCGCAAACGCCAAGGCGAAGAGGCCATGCTGCGCAACGCCATCCAGGGCATACGCGGCATGCCGCCGTCCGGCTATTGCGCCGCCTGCGACGAAGCCGACCTGCGCATGCTGGTGCGCCTGGTGGCCGGATTGAAGGAGAAGCAATGA
- the rnhB gene encoding ribonuclease HII gives MKNQQNGLFDDLPDSPDEIICGVDEAGRGPLAGPVFAAAVILHPGRPIDGLRDSKKLTEAKRDALAPLIMQNAVAWAIAEASEEEIDKINILQASMLAMRRAVEALSTVPTLALIDGNRCPVMKIQSIAIVDGDNKVEAISAASILAKTARDAALVKLHLQYPQYGFDQHKGYPTALHLERLQLHGVSPVHRRSYAPVRKVLEALR, from the coding sequence GTGAAGAACCAACAAAACGGCCTGTTTGACGACTTGCCGGACTCGCCCGACGAAATCATCTGCGGCGTGGACGAAGCTGGACGCGGCCCGCTGGCCGGCCCCGTATTCGCCGCCGCCGTGATCCTGCACCCGGGTCGTCCCATCGACGGCCTGCGCGATTCGAAAAAGCTGACCGAGGCCAAGCGCGACGCGCTGGCGCCGCTGATCATGCAGAACGCCGTGGCCTGGGCCATTGCCGAAGCGTCGGAAGAGGAAATCGACAAGATCAACATCCTGCAGGCCAGCATGCTGGCCATGCGGCGCGCGGTCGAGGCGCTCTCCACCGTGCCGACCCTGGCCCTGATCGACGGCAACCGCTGCCCGGTGATGAAGATCCAGTCCATTGCCATTGTCGACGGCGACAATAAGGTGGAAGCCATTTCGGCCGCCTCCATCCTGGCCAAGACCGCGCGCGATGCGGCGTTGGTCAAGCTGCACCTGCAGTATCCGCAGTACGGCTTCGACCAGCACAAAGGCTATCCCACGGCCCTGCATCTGGAACGCCTGCAACTGCACGGCGTATCGCCGGTGCACCGCCGTTCCTATGCGCCGGTGCGCAAGGTGCTGGAGGCGCTGCGATGA
- the lpxB gene encoding lipid-A-disaccharide synthase: MASSADLSIAVVAGEPSGDLLASRLLGGLRPQLPEARFHGIGGANMLAQGFESHWPMDKLTVRGLFEIIPRYRELKGIQNTLCEQLLAERPAVFIGADYPGFNLGLEARLKAAGIPTVHYIGPQIWAWRGGRIKKIIKSVSHMLVVFPFEEAIYQKAGVPVTYVGHPLAEVIPLNPDEAGARRQLGLPEDANVVTLMPGSRMSELKYNTAAFVGACKLLKQRDRSLRFIAPMAGEKPRQYFLQLVTEAGLQDVEITLLDGQSHAAICAADAVLVASGTASLEVALFKKPMVIAYKMMRASWEIMRHMGYQPWIGLPNILAREFLVPELLQNAASAEALAEAMWQQLSDAPHRLRLAQRFTDMHHSLLRNSAAEGAAAVMKVINSK, from the coding sequence GTGGCATCGTCCGCTGATCTGTCGATCGCGGTCGTCGCCGGCGAACCGTCCGGCGACCTGCTGGCCAGCCGCCTGCTGGGCGGCCTGCGTCCGCAGCTGCCCGAGGCGCGCTTCCATGGCATCGGCGGCGCGAACATGCTGGCCCAAGGCTTCGAATCGCACTGGCCGATGGACAAGCTGACCGTGCGCGGCCTGTTCGAAATCATTCCGCGCTACCGCGAGCTGAAAGGCATCCAGAATACGCTGTGCGAGCAGCTGCTGGCCGAAAGGCCGGCGGTCTTCATCGGCGCCGACTATCCGGGTTTTAACCTGGGGCTGGAAGCGCGCCTGAAGGCGGCCGGCATCCCCACCGTGCACTATATCGGGCCGCAGATCTGGGCCTGGCGCGGTGGGCGCATCAAGAAAATCATCAAATCCGTTTCGCACATGCTGGTGGTGTTTCCGTTCGAGGAAGCGATCTACCAGAAGGCTGGCGTGCCGGTGACGTATGTTGGACATCCCCTGGCGGAAGTGATTCCGCTGAATCCGGACGAAGCGGGCGCGCGCCGCCAGCTTGGTCTGCCCGAGGATGCCAATGTGGTCACGCTGATGCCGGGCAGCCGCATGTCCGAACTTAAGTACAACACCGCTGCCTTTGTCGGTGCCTGCAAGCTGCTCAAGCAGCGCGACCGCTCGCTGCGCTTCATCGCGCCGATGGCGGGCGAGAAGCCGCGCCAGTATTTCCTGCAGCTGGTGACCGAAGCCGGCCTGCAGGACGTGGAAATCACGCTGCTTGACGGCCAGTCGCACGCCGCCATCTGCGCCGCCGACGCGGTGCTGGTGGCCTCCGGCACGGCCTCGCTGGAAGTGGCGCTGTTCAAGAAGCCCATGGTCATCGCCTACAAGATGATGCGCGCTTCCTGGGAAATCATGCGCCATATGGGCTACCAGCCCTGGATCGGCCTGCCGAACATCCTGGCGCGCGAATTCCTCGTGCCGGAACTGCTGCAGAACGCCGCCAGCGCCGAAGCTCTGGCCGAAGCCATGTGGCAGCAGCTCAGCGATGCGCCGCACCGCCTGCGTCTGGCCCAGCGCTTTACCGATATGCACCACAGCCTGCTGCGCAATAGCGCGGCCGAAGGGGCGGCAGCGGTCATGAAAGTGATCAATTCAAAGTGA
- the lpxA gene encoding acyl-ACP--UDP-N-acetylglucosamine O-acyltransferase yields MATIHPSAIVDPKAQLDEGVEIGPYSVIGPNVVIGAGTKVGPHVVIEGHTTIGKDNQFFQFSSIGAAPQDKKWKGEPTRLVIGDRNTIREFCTFNTGTAQDKGVTTLGNDNWISAYVHLAHDCTVGSNTIFSNNAQMAGHVEIGDWVIMSGFANVHQFCKIGAHAFVGMSTSLTQDVPPFVLLNGNPAQAHGVNIEGLKRRGFTREQINAIRAAYKTLYRSGLTLEEAKAALLAQEAEADVVASGGDVHVRAMREFLDTASRGIVR; encoded by the coding sequence ATGGCAACGATACACCCAAGCGCCATCGTCGATCCGAAAGCCCAGCTGGACGAGGGTGTCGAGATCGGCCCTTACTCGGTCATCGGTCCCAACGTCGTAATCGGCGCCGGCACCAAGGTCGGCCCGCATGTGGTCATCGAAGGCCACACCACCATCGGCAAGGACAACCAGTTCTTCCAGTTCTCCTCCATCGGCGCCGCGCCGCAGGACAAGAAATGGAAGGGCGAACCGACCCGCCTGGTGATCGGCGACCGCAACACCATCCGCGAGTTCTGCACCTTCAACACCGGCACCGCGCAGGACAAGGGCGTGACCACGCTCGGCAACGATAACTGGATTTCGGCCTACGTGCACCTGGCGCACGACTGCACGGTGGGCAGCAACACCATCTTCTCGAACAATGCGCAGATGGCCGGCCACGTCGAAATCGGCGACTGGGTCATCATGAGCGGTTTCGCCAATGTGCACCAGTTCTGCAAGATCGGCGCCCACGCCTTCGTCGGCATGAGCACCAGCCTGACGCAGGACGTGCCGCCCTTTGTTCTGCTGAACGGCAATCCGGCCCAGGCCCATGGCGTGAATATCGAAGGCCTGAAACGCCGCGGCTTCACGCGCGAGCAGATCAACGCCATCCGCGCCGCCTACAAGACCCTGTACCGCTCCGGCCTGACGCTGGAAGAGGCCAAGGCGGCCCTGCTGGCGCAGGAAGCCGAAGCCGATGTGGTGGCCAGCGGCGGCGACGTCCATGTGCGCGCCATGCGCGAGTTCCTGGATACGGCAAGCCGTGGCATCGTCCGCTGA
- a CDS encoding RNA methyltransferase, whose amino-acid sequence MKSITSRDNAQYKELKQLATSSQARRKAGRTLLDGVHLCETWLQLRGAPEQCIVSESALHHPEVAAIVMQLQAHHAHCLSLPDALYNAVSQVEHGVGLMFMVETPQRDTPAALTVNAVLLDNLQDPGNVGSILRSAAAAGIKEVYCSPGTAFCWSPKVLRAAMGAHFVLDIFENVELAPLLENARIATLATSGYAKQRLYDVDLRQPVAWVLGHEGQGVSDELLSLARHQVVIPHLGKVESLNVAACAAVCFFEQVRQNQA is encoded by the coding sequence ATGAAATCGATCACCTCGCGCGACAACGCGCAATACAAGGAACTCAAGCAGCTGGCCACCAGCTCGCAGGCGCGCCGCAAGGCCGGCCGCACCCTGCTGGATGGCGTGCACCTGTGCGAAACCTGGTTGCAGCTGCGCGGCGCGCCGGAGCAGTGCATCGTCAGCGAATCGGCGCTGCACCATCCGGAAGTGGCGGCCATCGTGATGCAGCTGCAGGCCCACCACGCCCACTGTCTGAGCCTGCCCGATGCGCTGTACAACGCCGTCAGCCAGGTTGAACATGGCGTCGGTCTGATGTTCATGGTCGAAACGCCGCAGCGCGATACCCCGGCCGCGCTGACCGTGAACGCCGTCCTGCTCGATAATCTGCAAGACCCCGGCAACGTCGGCTCCATCCTGCGCAGCGCGGCGGCGGCCGGTATCAAGGAAGTGTATTGCAGCCCCGGCACGGCGTTCTGCTGGTCGCCCAAGGTGCTGCGCGCGGCCATGGGCGCCCACTTCGTGCTGGATATTTTCGAAAACGTCGAGCTGGCGCCGCTGCTGGAGAATGCCCGCATCGCCACCCTGGCGACCAGCGGCTACGCCAAGCAGCGCCTGTACGACGTTGACCTGCGCCAGCCGGTGGCATGGGTGCTGGGCCATGAAGGGCAGGGCGTCTCGGACGAACTGTTGTCGCTGGCGCGCCACCAGGTGGTGATTCCCCACCTCGGCAAGGTCGAGTCGCTGAACGTCGCCGCCTGCGCGGCGGTATGCTTTTTCGAGCAAGTAAGGCAAAATCAGGCTTAA
- a CDS encoding EAL domain-containing protein: protein MDIAALHFLVAEGEPVQRELLAGLLRHMGAVRVSAVGDGQTALNMLEGSEPPINIAVLDLGLPGIDALELIRRLSDSDCKAGLIVVGAQSGDLLFCVETMALAYGVNLLGALGKPLSITRLQPLIANYTAPAVPASPVNLPSFSFADVGRGLQAREFDPFFQPKIELETGQLKGLEMFARWRHPQHGVLGPAAFVGVLEDNRRIDFLDWSMIEKSVAACRALHDQDIPLSFSVNVDPTTLAHPQFIPQMTACLERHRILADYITFEITESAVLSTNAHFLERLLRLRMLGFGLAIDDYGTARSNLQLLAAIPFSELKIDRSFVDGASKKCAIGTVLKSCLGLARSLDRHSCAVGVETRQDWDFLQGLGCTYAQGFYIASPMPVEAIPAWLADWRHFF, encoded by the coding sequence ATGGATATCGCGGCTTTGCATTTTCTGGTGGCGGAAGGCGAACCGGTCCAGCGCGAGCTGCTGGCCGGCTTGCTGCGCCATATGGGCGCCGTGCGCGTCTCGGCGGTGGGCGATGGGCAGACTGCCCTGAATATGCTGGAAGGCAGCGAGCCGCCCATCAATATCGCCGTGCTGGACCTGGGCCTGCCCGGCATCGATGCGCTGGAGCTGATCCGCCGCCTGTCGGATTCCGACTGCAAGGCCGGCCTGATCGTGGTCGGCGCGCAAAGCGGCGACCTGCTGTTCTGCGTTGAAACCATGGCTTTGGCCTATGGCGTCAATCTGCTGGGCGCCCTCGGCAAGCCACTCAGCATCACCCGCCTGCAACCACTGATCGCCAACTACACCGCGCCCGCCGTTCCGGCCAGCCCAGTGAATTTGCCATCGTTCAGCTTTGCCGATGTGGGCCGCGGCCTGCAGGCACGCGAATTCGATCCCTTCTTCCAGCCCAAGATCGAGCTGGAGACCGGGCAGCTGAAAGGCTTGGAGATGTTCGCCCGCTGGCGCCATCCCCAGCACGGCGTACTCGGACCAGCCGCCTTTGTCGGCGTGCTGGAAGATAACCGCCGCATCGATTTCCTCGACTGGAGCATGATCGAAAAATCCGTGGCCGCCTGCCGCGCGCTGCACGACCAGGACATCCCGCTTTCCTTCTCGGTCAACGTCGATCCGACCACGCTGGCCCATCCCCAGTTTATCCCGCAGATGACGGCCTGCCTGGAACGCCACCGCATCCTGGCTGACTACATCACTTTCGAGATCACCGAATCGGCCGTGCTCTCGACTAACGCCCACTTCCTGGAGCGCCTGCTGCGCCTGCGGATGCTGGGTTTCGGCCTCGCCATTGACGATTACGGCACTGCGCGTTCGAATTTACAGCTACTGGCTGCCATCCCATTCTCCGAGCTGAAGATCGACCGCAGCTTTGTCGATGGCGCATCCAAAAAATGCGCCATCGGCACCGTGCTTAAATCCTGCCTGGGTCTAGCGCGCAGTCTTGACCGCCATTCCTGCGCCGTCGGCGTCGAAACCCGCCAGGACTGGGACTTCCTTCAAGGCCTGGGCTGCACCTACGCTCAGGGCTTCTACATCGCCAGTCCGATGCCGGTGGAGGCGATTCCCGCCTGGCTCGCGGACTGGCGCCACTTCTTCTGA
- a CDS encoding D-arabinono-1,4-lactone oxidase: MTQTSRRRFLEATAAGMAATLLPGCISRSSEPQMPVPYELGKPLPWVNWAGNQHCLPAQRLGPATEAEVVDILRQAKGVVRAVGSSHSFSGVVPTSDTLVATDLLSGLASHDAQTLQAELWGGTRLHDIGPLLESVGQALSNMPDMDYPSLAGSIATSVHGTGPRFGSLSNYVAGLTLATPSGGLIDCSATSNAEIFNAARTSLGALGIVTRIRMQNQAAFLLTEVNRIEKTEDVLADLDKRMTQHRHFEFLPLPHSDFCVTVATDPAKPGDSKAEEDDPQVVLDLRKIFNAVSWMPNSSAVYDWLLKTLLGGAGSTINTGPSYKVFPHVRVVRFREMEYTVPLESGPACVREILKTMRDKKIPVCFPLEYRHVGADDIWLSMFEGQPGASISVHQFGDTDYRPYFAEIEPIFWKYKGRPHWGKIHTLDAARLSALYPRHWKDFHEVRRSLDPQSKMLNAHLKHIFGA; encoded by the coding sequence ATGACGCAAACGAGCCGACGCCGTTTTCTCGAAGCGACAGCGGCAGGCATGGCCGCCACGCTGCTGCCGGGCTGCATATCCCGCTCCTCCGAGCCGCAAATGCCGGTGCCCTATGAACTGGGCAAGCCGCTGCCCTGGGTGAACTGGGCGGGCAACCAGCACTGCCTGCCCGCCCAGCGTCTGGGACCAGCCACGGAAGCGGAAGTAGTCGATATCCTGCGCCAAGCCAAGGGCGTGGTGCGCGCAGTGGGTTCCAGCCACTCCTTCAGCGGCGTGGTACCGACCAGCGATACCCTGGTCGCCACCGACCTGCTGAGCGGCCTGGCCAGCCACGACGCGCAAACGCTGCAAGCCGAATTGTGGGGCGGCACGCGGCTGCACGATATCGGCCCGCTGCTGGAGAGCGTCGGCCAGGCTCTGAGCAATATGCCCGATATGGATTACCCCTCGCTGGCTGGTTCCATCGCCACCTCGGTCCACGGCACCGGGCCGCGTTTCGGTTCGCTGTCGAACTATGTGGCGGGCCTTACGCTTGCGACGCCGAGCGGCGGGCTGATTGACTGCTCGGCCACAAGCAACGCGGAGATATTCAATGCCGCGCGCACATCGCTTGGCGCGCTGGGCATCGTCACGCGCATCCGGATGCAGAATCAGGCGGCGTTCCTGCTCACCGAAGTCAATCGCATCGAGAAAACGGAAGACGTGCTGGCCGATCTGGACAAGCGCATGACCCAGCACCGGCACTTCGAATTCCTGCCCCTGCCGCATTCGGATTTTTGCGTGACGGTGGCAACCGATCCAGCCAAGCCGGGCGACAGCAAGGCGGAAGAAGACGATCCGCAGGTCGTTCTCGATCTGCGCAAGATTTTCAACGCGGTGAGCTGGATGCCCAATTCAAGCGCCGTCTATGACTGGCTTTTGAAAACCCTGCTGGGCGGCGCCGGGTCGACCATCAATACCGGTCCGTCCTATAAGGTGTTTCCCCATGTGCGAGTGGTTCGCTTCCGCGAAATGGAATATACGGTGCCGCTCGAATCGGGTCCGGCCTGCGTGCGCGAAATCCTGAAGACGATGCGCGACAAGAAAATCCCAGTGTGCTTCCCGCTGGAGTACAGGCACGTTGGGGCGGACGATATCTGGCTGTCGATGTTCGAGGGGCAGCCCGGCGCTTCCATCTCGGTGCACCAGTTCGGCGATACCGACTACCGTCCCTACTTCGCCGAGATCGAGCCGATTTTCTGGAAATACAAAGGCCGTCCGCACTGGGGAAAAATTCATACGCTCGATGCTGCCCGCCTGTCGGCCCTGTATCCCCGGCACTGGAAGGACTTCCACGAAGTTCGCCGTTCGCTCGACCCTCAATCCAAGATGCTCAACGCCCACCTGAAACATATTTTCGGAGCTTGA